In one Sphingomonas sanguinis genomic region, the following are encoded:
- the hemA gene encoding 5-aminolevulinate synthase encodes MSIEGTDARVDYSRVFTQAIDRLHAEGRYRVFIDILRNKGMFPNARCFAGHNGPKPITVWCSNDYLAMGQHPKVIAAMEEALHDVGAGSGGTRNIGGNTHYHVDLEGELADLHGKEAALLFTSGYVSNEATLATLAKILPGCVIFSDELNHASMIAGIRNSGCEKQVFRHNDLAHLEELLAAADPAVPKLIAFESVYSMEGDIAPIGAICDLADKYNALTYLDEVHAVGMYGARGGGISERDQVAHRLTVIEGTLGKAFGVMGGYIAADRMIVDVIRSYAPGFIFTTSLSPVLVAGVLASVRHLKQSSVEREGQQAAAAKLKAMMSDAGLPVMLGETHIVPVMVGDPVKAKKISDILLAEYGVYVQPINYPTVPRGTERLRFTPGPAHDEAMMAELVSALVEIWERLDLKMAA; translated from the coding sequence ATGAGCATCGAGGGCACGGACGCGCGCGTGGATTATTCCCGCGTCTTCACCCAGGCGATCGACCGCCTGCACGCCGAGGGACGTTACCGCGTCTTCATCGACATTTTGCGCAACAAGGGCATGTTCCCCAATGCCCGGTGCTTTGCCGGGCATAACGGACCCAAGCCCATCACCGTCTGGTGCTCCAACGACTATCTGGCGATGGGACAGCATCCGAAGGTCATCGCCGCGATGGAGGAAGCGCTGCACGATGTCGGTGCCGGCTCGGGCGGTACGCGCAATATCGGCGGCAACACCCATTATCATGTCGATCTGGAAGGCGAGCTGGCCGACCTGCACGGCAAGGAAGCGGCGTTGCTGTTCACCAGCGGATACGTCTCCAACGAGGCGACGCTGGCGACGCTGGCGAAGATCCTGCCGGGCTGCGTGATCTTTTCCGACGAACTGAACCACGCCTCGATGATCGCGGGCATCCGCAATTCGGGCTGCGAGAAGCAGGTCTTCCGCCACAACGACCTCGCGCATCTGGAAGAGCTGCTCGCGGCGGCGGACCCGGCGGTGCCCAAGCTGATCGCCTTCGAGAGCGTCTATTCGATGGAGGGCGACATTGCCCCGATCGGCGCGATCTGCGACCTGGCCGACAAGTATAACGCGCTGACCTATCTCGACGAGGTTCATGCGGTCGGCATGTACGGCGCACGCGGCGGCGGCATTTCGGAGCGCGATCAGGTCGCCCACCGGCTGACCGTGATCGAGGGTACGCTGGGCAAGGCGTTCGGCGTGATGGGCGGCTATATCGCGGCAGACCGGATGATCGTCGACGTGATCCGGTCCTATGCGCCGGGCTTCATCTTCACCACCTCGCTGTCGCCGGTGCTGGTCGCGGGCGTGCTGGCGAGCGTGCGCCACCTCAAGCAAAGCTCGGTCGAGCGCGAGGGGCAACAGGCGGCTGCGGCGAAGCTGAAGGCGATGATGTCCGACGCGGGCCTGCCCGTCATGCTGGGCGAGACGCATATCGTGCCGGTGATGGTCGGCGATCCGGTCAAGGCCAAGAAGATCAGCGACATCCTGCTCGCCGAATATGGCGTGTACGTCCAGCCGATCAACTATCCTACCGTCCCGCGCGGGACCGAGCGGCTGCGCTTTACGCCGGGGCCTGCCCATGACGAGGCGATGATGGCGGAACTGGTGTCCGCGCTGGTCGAGATCTGGGAGCGGCTCGATCTGAAGATGGCGGCGTAA